In one window of Megalopta genalis isolate 19385.01 chromosome 4, iyMegGena1_principal, whole genome shotgun sequence DNA:
- the LOC117218437 gene encoding interferon-inducible double-stranded RNA-dependent protein kinase activator A homolog has product MIKTPISILQEMMVKQQSVPDYQLIHDGGGTHMNTFTYQVTCDGLTANGTGRSKKDAKHEAAKAMLETIATHRGYLQLPAPTSQSPLRTPLPPVIPETERLPPNVPFVNAVGALKELCIENNLQEPQYVQVSDVGPPHRKIFTFLCNVANFRETGVARTKKQAKQEAAKKMLHKLTDLVADLNIITELGDKEEETDPTSETAKSLYPTLSRLPNAKKINLGYKISEYHIKVKESIDSALCQEFVTKLDTLVPEDCSNITPEFVQEFQLSLQDLLFSVNLELSSIFIKPLKEDIYITAIKVNTSPDTVQIASGNSKERATFYALLKIIKTLKFFFK; this is encoded by the exons ATGATTAAAACTCCTATATCTATCCTTCAAGAAATGATGGTAAAGCAACAGTCAGTGCCTGATTATCAACTTATACACGATGGGGGTGGCACACATATGAATACCTTTACCTACCAAGTTACTTGCGATGGCCTTACAGCAAATGGTACTGGACGTTCTAAGAAAGATGCAAAGCACGAGGCTGCAAAAGCAATGCTGGAAACTATAGCAACACATAGAGGATATCTTCAACTACCTGCACCAACTTCGCAGTCGCCTTTAAGAACACCTTTACCCCCAGTAATTCCTGAAACAGAAAGACTGCCCCCTAATGTGCCATTTGTTAATGCAGTGGGTGCTTTAAAA GAGCTATGTATTGAAAACAATTTACAAGAGCCTCAATATGTACAAGTCAGTGATGTTGGGCCTCCTCATAgaaaaatatttacttttctatGTAATGTAGCAAATTTTAGAGAAACTGGAGTTGCAAGAACAAAAAAGCAAGCAAAACAAGAAGCAGCAAAGAAGATGTTACACAAGTTAACAGACTTAGTAGCTGATTTGAATATTATCACAGAGCTTGGTGACAAGGAAGAGGAAACTGATCCTACTAGTGAAACTGCAAAATCTCTTTATCCAACATTATCAAGGTTACCAAACGCTAAAAAGATTAACTTAGGCTATAAAATATCGGAATATCACATTAAAGTGAAGGAGTCTATAGATAGTGCTCTATGCCAAGAATTTGTAACAAAGTTGGACACCCTTGTTCCTGAAGATTGTAGTAATATTACACCAGAATTTGTACAAGAATTTCAATTAAGTTTGCAAGATCTTTTGTTTTCTGTAAATTTAGAACTTAGTTCTATATTTATAAAACCTCTGAAAGAAGATATTTATATTACAGCTATAAAAGTTAATACTTCCCCGGATACTGTACAAATAGCATCAGGAAATTCGAAAGAAAGAGCTACATTTTATGCTTTATTGAAGATAATAAAAacattaaaatttttttttaagtaa